A window of Streptomyces sp. NBC_01241 genomic DNA:
CCACTTGGCCGCCTGCTCCTTGGCCGTCTTGCGGACGATGGCCTGCTGAGCGGTCCTGGCCAGGTAGTCGTCCACGGCCTGCAGCAGTATGGCGTGCATGCTGGTCCCCTCCTGCTCCGCGCGCTGCTTGAGGGCTTCGGTCTGATCGTCACGAAGACGCAGGTTCATGGCCATACCAAAACAGTACCACCGAGTGGGGCCAACTTGGTACCAGCTAGCGCGTCCGCACCCGCGCCGCCACCCACGCCCCCACCAGCGCCACCCCCGCCATCGGCAGGAAGACCACCGCGAACGCCCCCGGATGAGTCCCCGAGGCCCCCGCCTCCGCCGCCCCGTGCACGGCCCCCACGGCCCCGCCGCCGAGCGCGGCGAAGGCCGCCCCGCCCGCGGCCAGCAGCAGGACGTTCGACAGCCCGTCGGAGATCTGGAGCGCGGCCGAGTTCGCCCCCGCCTCCTCCGGCGCCGACAGCTTCAGCAGCAGCACGCTCGTCGACGCGATCACCATGCCCATGCCGAAGCACCCGAAGGCCCAGGCCACGGCGACGGTCCAGACCGGCACCGAGTCGATCAGCACGGACGGCGCGGCCGCGATCGCCGCGGCGACCAGCACCATGCCGCCCACCATCAGACGCTCCCGGTACGGTTCGAGGCGCGGCCGGGACTGTACGTACGAGCCGAGCGCCCAGGTCCCGCCCCCGGCCGCGAGCGAGAGCCCGGCCAGCGTGGGGCTCAGCCCGCGCTGGGTCACCAGCATCAGCGGTACGAACGACTCGGCGGCGATGAACGACCCGGCCGCGACCCCGCGCAGCAGCACCACCGAGGGCAGCCCGCGCGCCGCCCGGCCCGTGCCCGGGGGCAGCAGTCCGCGCACGGCGGGGACGAGCAGCCCGAACCCGACGACCGCCGGCAGCAGCGCGAACCAGTTCCGCTCCTGCCCGGCGTACTGGAGCAGCCCCGCCCCCAGCGAGATCCCGAGCGCGAGAAGGATGCGGCGCCGGTCGTACGGCTCGACGGGTGCCGCGGGATCGGCCGGCCCCGACGCCCGGCGCCGGATCGCGGGCAGCGCGAGCGCCAGCGGGAACACCACGAGGACGGGGATGCCGATGAAGACCCACCGCCACCCCAGGTGCTCGGTCACGCTCCCGGCGGCGAGCGGCCCGACGACGGACGGGATCACCCAGCTCGCGGCGAACGCGGCCATGATCGACGGCCGCAGGCGCTCCGGATAGGCCCGGCTGATCACCACGTACAACGCCACGATCACCAGCCCGCCGCCGAGCCCCTGGACGGCCCGCCCGGCGACGAACATCCACATGGCCCCGGCGGTCCCGGAGAGCAGCAGCCCGACCGCGAACGCGCTGATCCCGGCGGCGAGCGGCCCGAGCGGCCCCCGTCGGTCCGCCCACTGCCCGGACAGGACCATGGCGAACAGGCTGGTGGTGAAGTACGCGGAGAACGCGAACGCGTAGAGCGGAATGCCGTGCAGCTCACGGGCGGCGACCGGCATCGCGGTCCCCACGGCCGTCGCCTCGAAGGCGATCAGGAACACCACGGAGACGATGCCGACGCTGAGCGCCCGATAGGTCCGCCCGAGCACTCCGCCGGACGCGGCATCCGGAACGGGCGACGCCGCATCGGCATTGATCCCGGTGTCGGTGTCGGTGTCGGCGGCTCGTGGTTCCAGGGCACTCATGAGCCCAAGAGTAAGGGGCAAGATCTCGGTTGAGCCCTGTCGCGAGGCGGTCCGCCGCTCGTCCGTTGGTCGTAGGACCGCGGAGCCGATCGTGAACGGAACATGGCAGTCGCGTTGCGGCCCGGCCCGCGCTCTTGAGCAGCGCGGACACCCGCCCCTACGGTCGAACCACAACGAGGAACACACGGCCGTGTGCCCGAGTGGTTCAGGGGCTCGACTGCAACTCGAGTTACACCGGTTCGAATCCGGTCACGGCCTCCAGTTTCCGGCAGGTAACCGAAACGGCCGCCCCGGCGCGGGGCGGCCTTGTGGCCGGCTGCCGCGCCCGGGGTCGCCGGCCGGCGGTTTCCTGCCTGCGTCAGGCGGTCTGCGGTGTGAGGGAGGGGAAGGGCTGTCCGTCGAGCGTCCAGTGCGGGTCGGGCGTGATGCCCAGGGCGGCGTAGACGTGGGCGGCGACATCGGCGTGGCGGAGGCTGTCCGGTGGGGTGGTGGAGGCGATGCCGGGGCCGTTCGCAGCGATCCAGGCGGTGCGCTCCAATGTGCTGCGACCGCCGTGGCCGCCTTCGTCGCGGTGGCCGTGGTCGGTCACCACGATGACGGTCCACTCCTCGGACCGGGCGTCGGGACGTTCGCGTACCGCGGTGAGGAGCTGTCCGAGTCGTCGGTCGGCGGTCTCGATCGCGCGCTGGTACTCGGGGCCGCAGCCGAGGTAGTGGGCGGTCTCGTCGACGGCGCCGAGGTAGACGAAGGAGGCGTCCAGGTCTTCGCCGGAGCTGAGAACCCTTACGGCTTCGTCGGTCACGCTCTGGTCGCATTCCTCCCAGGCCTGCGGGGTGTCCTCGCGCGGGGCGATGTAGGCGAGCCTGCTCGGGGCCGCGAAGACCGGGCCGCCCTGCCGGGCCAGGAACAGGGGTTCCCAACCGCCGGCCGCGAAGGTCCGCTTCCCGCGCTCGGCGGCCAGCCGGGTGGTGAAGTCGGGGAACACCCCAAGCCGGTTTCCGGTGAAGTTGTTGCCCCAGACTCCGTGCTTGGCCACGCCGGCACCGGTGACGATCGTGGTCCAGCAGGGGCCCGACATGGTCGGTGTGTCGTCGTCGATGTGGACGGGCGCGAGGAAGCCGGCGTTCGCGACTTCGTCGAGGTTGGGCGTTTCCAGCATCGGCAGCAGATCGAGGCGGACGCCGTCGATTCCGACGACCAGGACGCGGGGTGTGGGCATGTTCTCGGTTCTTTCGTGGGTCGGGCAGAGAAGGGGGCGGCAGTCAGACGGTCCGGCGCAGCCGGATCAGACGGCTGGCGTAGTCGCCGGTGGGCAGCCGCAGGTCGATGCCCCGCCGGGTCAGGACGGCGCCGCTGTGGGTGCTGCCCTCGTCGATGTCGACGTAGTGCGCCGCGGGGTCCAGGGCCGGCAGCGCGAGCCCGCGGGGCTGGTGGCCGAAGCGGGTTGCGGGGCGCCAGGCAAGGACGGCGTGCTCGGTGTCGTCCTGGGACGCGTAGTGCACGGCTGTCACTCCGTCGAGGCCGTGGAGGCGGTGCTGGCGGCCGTGCTGGACCAGGGGACGGATCTGCTTGTACTGGGCAACGAGTGCGGTGGCCTCGTCGAGCTCCTCCTCGGACCAGGTGGTGAGGTCCCCGCCGATGCCGAGCGCTCCGGCCATGGCGGAGTGGAAGCGGAACCGGAGAGGGGTGGTGCGACCGGTGGTGATGTTGGGGTTGTCGGTCACCCAGGCGGCCATGGCCTGGGCGGGGAAGAGCTGGCTGAAGCCGTGCTGGATGCCGATCCGGTCGACGGGATCGGTGTTGTCGGAGGTCCAGGCCTGGTCGGTGCGGGCCAGGATGCCGAGGTCGACCCGTCCGCCGCCGCCCGCGCACGCCTCGATGCGAAGGCCGGGGTGGTCAGCGCGGAGGCGGTCCATGATCCGGTAGACGGCGCGGGTGTGGTCGATCCATAGCCGGTCGGGATCCGGGTGGCCGGCCCATCCGGCTTCGGTGACGACCCGGTTGGCATCCCACTTGAACCAGTCGATGCCGTTGTCGCGCACCAGCTGGTCCAGGGTCCGGTGGGCCCAGGCCTCGACCTCCGGGCGGGCGAAGTTCAGCATGAGCTGGTTGCGCAGTTCGGTGGCGTCCCGAGTCGGCGCGTGGACGACCCATTCGGGATGGGCGCGGTAGAGGTCACTGTCGGGGTTGACCATCTCCGGCTCGACCCACAGTCCGAACTCCATGCCCAGGCGGTGCACTTCGTCGGCCAGGGGGCGCAGTCCGTCGGGGAACGCCCCGGGCCGGGGGGTCCAGTCGCCGAGGCCCGCATGGTCGCTGGTACGGGCGCCGAACCAGCCGTCGTCGAGGACGAAGAGTTCGGCGCCCAGACGTGCGGCCAGCCCGGCCAGGCGCAGTTGGCCGGGCCCGTCCACGTCGAAGCCGGTGGCTTCCCACGAGTTGTAGAGGACGGGCCGGTCGCGTTCGGTGGCGGGCAGGACGGTGGTGCGGATGTGGTGGTGCCAGGCCCGGCTGGCGGCGCCGAAGCCGCCGGGGGTGTAGAGGCCGGCGAAGACGGGTGTGTGCAGGCTCTGGCCGGGCCGGACGGTCCAGCTGAGTCCTTCGTGGCCGAAGCCGCCGGTCCAGGTGGTCCGGCCGACCGGGTCGCGGTGCACGGTGATGCGCCAGCTTCCGCTCCAGGCCAGGGCGGTGCTCCAGACCTCGCCGTGTTCCTCGTCGGCGGTGCCGTCGTCGAGGGCGAGCCAGGGGTTGGCGTGGTGGCTGGTGACGCCGCGACGGCTGGTGAGCACGGTCTCGGTGACCGGGAGGCGGTCGCGGTTCAGCTGGAACTCGCTGTTCCAGCCGCCCACGAGGTGGCTGAGCCGGTAATCGGGAAGCGCCGGCAGCGTCCAGGAAGCCGAGTCCAGCCGGTCGACGGTGATGGGGTCCGAGTCGTCGGCTCCGGTGTGGGTGAGTTCCACCCAACGCTCGACGACGTCACTGCCGGGGCGGACGCGGTAGCACAGCTCAGCGGCCAACGGGTAGCGGCGGTCAGCCAGTTGCAGGCGGAGTTCTCCGTCCCGGACCGTGTGGCCGGTGAAGGTCCACTGGGCGCCGCGGGTGCCGTCGGCGAACCGTACCTGGAGGCCGGCCGGTCCGAACCGGGCACCGGTCTGCGGGGCCAGTTCGTCCGGGGCGGCATCCGCCTCGAAGCTGCTCGCGGCAGGCGAGTTGGCCACGAGCAGCTCACCGAGGGCTTCGGTGTCGAGCTTCTCCCCCCAGTGCAGATGCCGGGGGCTGCCGTCTGCGCCGATGCGCACGGCGTAGACGCTGTTCGGGGTCCGCAGGACCGCCAGCCCGCAGGCGGGATCGAAGGAAACGGACGAGGGCGTGGGAGGCACAGGAGGTCCCGAGGGGTGTCGAGCGTCGGTGAGGACCGGGCGGGCGGCCATGGCTAACAACAGTGACCGCACCCGGAGTTGGGCCAGAGCGTAGGACTTGCCGAACAGGAAAATCAATACTGGACGAAGTTATTTATTTATCGTAGGTTTCCGCCGTGTTTCCAAACCACTCTCGGCCACTGGTCACCGCACCGGCCGAAACCGCCATCCTCGCCCTGCTGTTGGCCGAGAGTCCGCTCAGCCGGGTGGAGCTGGCCCGCCGCACGGGTCTGTCCTCGACCGCTGTGACCAAGGCCGCGCGACCGCTCATCGACGACGGATACCTGCACGAACTCCCCCCGGAGCGCACCGCTCCAGGGGCCGGACGCCCCGTGAACCCGCTGGCCGTCACTCCCGACCGGGAGTTCGTCGTCGGTGTGAAGATCAGTGCCGACACCCTCTTCGGCGCGGTCTGCGACCTGCGGGCCCACATGCGCACCACCGCCAGCCGGCCGTTGGGCGACCGCGACCCGGCTGCCGTATGCGGGCTACTGGCCGATCTCGTCGCCGAACTTCTCGACGCGAAACCCGAGTACCGGGCCCGTACCCGGCATCTGGGCATCGCGGTCTCGGGCGACGTGGACCGCCCCGCCGGGCGGGTCCGCTACTCCGTGCTCCCCAGCTGGCGCGACGTGCCGCTGGCCGATACCCTCGCCGCGGCGACCGGCCTGACCGTCACCGTGGAGAACGACGTCAAGGCCATCACCGCGGCCGAGCACTGGTTCGGCGAGGGCATCGGTACCGAGTACTTCGCGCTGGTCACCATCGGAGCCGGGATCGGTTCCGGGATCGTCATCAACGGTGAGCTGGTCGCCGGCGCGTACGGTGTCGCCGGAGAGATGGGGCACATCAGCATCGACCCGGCCGGGCCGCGGTGCCACTGCGGCCAGGTCGGCTGCGTCGAGGCCATCGCCTCCAGCGACGCCATCCTCGCCGCCATCCGCTGCGCCACCGACGACCCGGACCTGGACTTCGACGGCGCCGTTCAGCTCGCCCGTGGTGGAGACCCCGCCGCGCAGAGCGCCTTCGCCAGAGCGGGCCACGCCATCGGCGTCGGCATAGCCACGCTGGTGAACCTCGTAGGTCCCGAGCGCGTCGTCGTCACCGGCGAGGGGCTCGACACCTACGACCTTTTCGGAATGCACATCAAGGACGCCTACGCCGCGCACTGCTTCAAAGCAGCGGCGAAATGCCCGCTGACCCTGCGTCCGCTCCCCTGGGAGGAGTGGGCCCGGGGCGCCGCCGTCGTCGGCATCCAGGCCCTCTTCCCCTGAGCAAGCGTCACCATCCCGATCGCCGGCCCGAGCTTCCGGCACGGCCGATGTCCGTCACCGTCTGCCAACTGTGAATGTCGGACACCGGCTGCGCCGGACAGCAACACGTACGCCCAACCCTCAACTGAAGGATGCCAAGTGAGCGCACAGAGCGCCAAGCTTAGCCGCAGAGGATTCCTCGGCGGATCCATTCTGTTCGTCGCCGGAGCGGCGGTCGGCTGCAGTTCCGACCCGGTCGGCGGGTCCTCCTCCGGGGCGAAGACCACCCTGAACGTCTGGTCCCACGCCTACGGCGAGGCCGGCACCCAGCAGGCCCTCACCCGTTATGCCAAGGCGTTCACCAAGGCCAACCCGGACATCGCGGTCAAGGTCACCTGGACCCCTGGCGACTACTCCGCCAAGCTCAACGCGACCCTGCTCACCGACTCCGCCCCGGACGTCTTCGAGATAGGCGACTTCAGCGAGAGCTTCGCCCGGCAGGGCCAGATAGCCCAGCTGGACGACATCTACGGCAGCGCCAAGTCCGACTTCAACCCGGGCGCCCGCGAGATGGTGACCGTCGACGGCAAGCTCTACGGCGTCAAGACCCTCGACGACGTCATGATGCTCTACTTCCGGAAGAGCGTGCTGTCCAAGGCCGGCATCACCCCGCCCGCCACCTTCGACGCGCTCGTCGACGCGGCCAAGGCCCTGAGCTCCAAGAAGACCAAGGGGCTGTTCGTCGGCCAGGACGGTCTGGGCGACAGCGCCATCCTGTCCGTGTTCTCCAACGGCGGTGACCTCGTTACCCACGACGGCAAGGCGGCCTTCGGCTCCGCCCAGGCCGCCGAGGCCGTGGCCGGGCTCAAGCGCCTCCACGACGACAAGTCCCTGCTGCTCGGATTCACCACCGACTGGTGGGATCCCGCCGCCCTCACCCAGAACGTCGTCCCGATGCAGTGGGGCGGCCTCTGGTCGATGCCCGCCATCAAGACCGCGCTCGGCGACGACTTCGGCGTCCTGCCCTGGCCCGCCTTCAAGTCCGGCGGCAAGCCCGCGGTCCGCGTCGGCGGCTGGAGCACCTGCGTCAACGCCAGGGGCAAGAACGTGGAAGCGGCCAAGAAGTTCGTCCAGTGGCTCTGGGTCCAGCAGACCGACCTCCAGACGGACTGGTCGCAGAGCTACGGCCTCCACATCCCGCCGCGCAAGTCCGTCGCCGCCACCGCCAGCAAGCTCACCCAGGGCCCCGCCAAGGAGACCGTCGAGCTGGCCGCCAAGTACGGCAGGAACAACCCCAGCACCTGGAACAAGACCGTGAGCGACCTCTTCGCCGCGGCTGCGGCGAAGATCGTCAACGGGCAGGGCGATGCGGAAAAGCTCCTGGCCGACGCGGCCAAGCGGGCCCAGAGTGACATCGACAAGCAGCGCGCATCATGACGTCCGCGCCTCCATCCACGCTTGACCACGAGCGTGTCGGGTGCCCCGCGGCTGAGCCGCGGGGCACCGCCCCCCTCCGCCGTTCCCACACGGACTGGCGTGCCTGGGGAGCGTTCGCGCTGCTCGCCGGACCC
This region includes:
- a CDS encoding ribbon-helix-helix protein, CopG family → MAMNLRLRDDQTEALKQRAEQEGTSMHAILLQAVDDYLARTAQQAIVRKTAKEQAAKWSELMERLK
- a CDS encoding MFS transporter, giving the protein MSALEPRAADTDTDTGINADAASPVPDAASGGVLGRTYRALSVGIVSVVFLIAFEATAVGTAMPVAARELHGIPLYAFAFSAYFTTSLFAMVLSGQWADRRGPLGPLAAGISAFAVGLLLSGTAGAMWMFVAGRAVQGLGGGLVIVALYVVISRAYPERLRPSIMAAFAASWVIPSVVGPLAAGSVTEHLGWRWVFIGIPVLVVFPLALALPAIRRRASGPADPAAPVEPYDRRRILLALGISLGAGLLQYAGQERNWFALLPAVVGFGLLVPAVRGLLPPGTGRAARGLPSVVLLRGVAAGSFIAAESFVPLMLVTQRGLSPTLAGLSLAAGGGTWALGSYVQSRPRLEPYRERLMVGGMVLVAAAIAAAPSVLIDSVPVWTVAVAWAFGCFGMGMVIASTSVLLLKLSAPEEAGANSAALQISDGLSNVLLLAAGGAAFAALGGGAVGAVHGAAEAGASGTHPGAFAVVFLPMAGVALVGAWVAARVRTR
- a CDS encoding alkaline phosphatase family protein translates to MPTPRVLVVGIDGVRLDLLPMLETPNLDEVANAGFLAPVHIDDDTPTMSGPCWTTIVTGAGVAKHGVWGNNFTGNRLGVFPDFTTRLAAERGKRTFAAGGWEPLFLARQGGPVFAAPSRLAYIAPREDTPQAWEECDQSVTDEAVRVLSSGEDLDASFVYLGAVDETAHYLGCGPEYQRAIETADRRLGQLLTAVRERPDARSEEWTVIVVTDHGHRDEGGHGGRSTLERTAWIAANGPGIASTTPPDSLRHADVAAHVYAALGITPDPHWTLDGQPFPSLTPQTA
- a CDS encoding alpha-galactosidase, with product MPPTPSSVSFDPACGLAVLRTPNSVYAVRIGADGSPRHLHWGEKLDTEALGELLVANSPAASSFEADAAPDELAPQTGARFGPAGLQVRFADGTRGAQWTFTGHTVRDGELRLQLADRRYPLAAELCYRVRPGSDVVERWVELTHTGADDSDPITVDRLDSASWTLPALPDYRLSHLVGGWNSEFQLNRDRLPVTETVLTSRRGVTSHHANPWLALDDGTADEEHGEVWSTALAWSGSWRITVHRDPVGRTTWTGGFGHEGLSWTVRPGQSLHTPVFAGLYTPGGFGAASRAWHHHIRTTVLPATERDRPVLYNSWEATGFDVDGPGQLRLAGLAARLGAELFVLDDGWFGARTSDHAGLGDWTPRPGAFPDGLRPLADEVHRLGMEFGLWVEPEMVNPDSDLYRAHPEWVVHAPTRDATELRNQLMLNFARPEVEAWAHRTLDQLVRDNGIDWFKWDANRVVTEAGWAGHPDPDRLWIDHTRAVYRIMDRLRADHPGLRIEACAGGGGRVDLGILARTDQAWTSDNTDPVDRIGIQHGFSQLFPAQAMAAWVTDNPNITTGRTTPLRFRFHSAMAGALGIGGDLTTWSEEELDEATALVAQYKQIRPLVQHGRQHRLHGLDGVTAVHYASQDDTEHAVLAWRPATRFGHQPRGLALPALDPAAHYVDIDEGSTHSGAVLTRRGIDLRLPTGDYASRLIRLRRTV
- a CDS encoding ROK family transcriptional regulator, giving the protein MFPNHSRPLVTAPAETAILALLLAESPLSRVELARRTGLSSTAVTKAARPLIDDGYLHELPPERTAPGAGRPVNPLAVTPDREFVVGVKISADTLFGAVCDLRAHMRTTASRPLGDRDPAAVCGLLADLVAELLDAKPEYRARTRHLGIAVSGDVDRPAGRVRYSVLPSWRDVPLADTLAAATGLTVTVENDVKAITAAEHWFGEGIGTEYFALVTIGAGIGSGIVINGELVAGAYGVAGEMGHISIDPAGPRCHCGQVGCVEAIASSDAILAAIRCATDDPDLDFDGAVQLARGGDPAAQSAFARAGHAIGVGIATLVNLVGPERVVVTGEGLDTYDLFGMHIKDAYAAHCFKAAAKCPLTLRPLPWEEWARGAAVVGIQALFP
- a CDS encoding ABC transporter substrate-binding protein, which codes for MSAQSAKLSRRGFLGGSILFVAGAAVGCSSDPVGGSSSGAKTTLNVWSHAYGEAGTQQALTRYAKAFTKANPDIAVKVTWTPGDYSAKLNATLLTDSAPDVFEIGDFSESFARQGQIAQLDDIYGSAKSDFNPGAREMVTVDGKLYGVKTLDDVMMLYFRKSVLSKAGITPPATFDALVDAAKALSSKKTKGLFVGQDGLGDSAILSVFSNGGDLVTHDGKAAFGSAQAAEAVAGLKRLHDDKSLLLGFTTDWWDPAALTQNVVPMQWGGLWSMPAIKTALGDDFGVLPWPAFKSGGKPAVRVGGWSTCVNARGKNVEAAKKFVQWLWVQQTDLQTDWSQSYGLHIPPRKSVAATASKLTQGPAKETVELAAKYGRNNPSTWNKTVSDLFAAAAAKIVNGQGDAEKLLADAAKRAQSDIDKQRAS